In Leptospiraceae bacterium, one DNA window encodes the following:
- a CDS encoding prepilin-type N-terminal cleavage/methylation domain-containing protein, with translation MRYRKGLTLVELAVVISIIGLLMSMVISSLANLIRPSVADTSEKLKSAIQFCYETAILNNQTVILEIDIEEDKYTAYKLNRKEEGVEEKKILESGKLPSYSSIVDITDLRGMKYESGKLRIPFTHNGTAGDYNIHIGDETKIRKTILVYKYRGKIVLKDGEVNRTTGAGTQSDMGKEEGFAEEL, from the coding sequence ATGAGATACCGCAAAGGTCTTACGCTCGTTGAATTAGCGGTTGTGATTTCCATTATTGGACTTTTGATGTCTATGGTTATTTCGAGCCTTGCCAACTTGATTCGTCCGTCTGTTGCAGATACTTCTGAAAAGTTAAAATCTGCAATTCAGTTTTGTTACGAGACAGCTATTTTAAATAATCAGACTGTTATCTTGGAAATAGATATTGAAGAAGATAAATACACAGCTTATAAATTGAATAGAAAGGAAGAGGGAGTAGAAGAAAAAAAGATTTTAGAATCAGGAAAATTACCCTCCTACAGTTCAATTGTAGACATTACTGATTTAAGAGGGATGAAATACGAGTCAGGTAAATTAAGGATACCATTTACCCATAACGGAACTGCAGGCGATTACAATATTCATATCGGAGATGAAACAAAAATAAGAAAAACTATTTTAGTCTATAAATATAGAGGGAAGATTGTATTAAAAGATGGGGAAGTAAACAGGACCACAGGTGCCGGAACTCAATCCGATATGGGAAAGGAAGAAGGTTTTGCTGAAGAGTTATAA
- a CDS encoding type II secretion system F family protein, translated as MPLYTYVAFSKKGKEEKGIVDASNLQGARNKLKAKGLYVRTITEDKEKKDRELFPFLSKLLYRIPRKEVGLFARQLGTLLGAGIPLDKSLGNIIDQIENEFFKKVIIEIRGAITEGSSLSGAMEKHPDIFPSQYPSLVSVGEKTGEYETTLNRLADLEEAATELKSKVQVAMIYPMIMGALSLFVAVFLLAVVIPQIQELFAQFDAKLPLITRIVIGLSNLIINYWWLLILGFGGSIYSFIRFKNSEKGKKKWDVFVLKIPIFGTLFQKVLISSFTRNLGVLLTNRVPLITSLQIVSRIVNNHIFQTEIATAIEKIKEGGKLSDSFFDSKILSPMVIGMISAGEISDKVPEMMNKLADIFDEEVNNAVKSMTQSLEPIMIVVMGGLIFTIMAAIMTPMYKLTKEIQNL; from the coding sequence ATGCCGCTATATACTTACGTCGCATTTAGTAAAAAAGGAAAAGAAGAAAAAGGAATCGTTGATGCGAGTAATCTACAAGGAGCAAGAAATAAATTAAAAGCCAAAGGCCTCTATGTTAGAACCATAACAGAGGACAAAGAAAAGAAAGACAGAGAGTTGTTTCCTTTTTTATCTAAATTACTCTACAGAATTCCAAGAAAAGAAGTAGGATTATTTGCTCGTCAATTAGGTACTTTACTCGGAGCAGGAATTCCACTTGATAAATCTCTTGGAAATATTATTGACCAAATTGAAAATGAATTTTTTAAAAAAGTGATTATTGAAATTCGGGGGGCAATTACGGAGGGCAGTTCGCTTTCAGGTGCAATGGAAAAACACCCGGATATTTTTCCTTCTCAATACCCGTCTTTGGTATCAGTGGGAGAAAAAACAGGTGAGTACGAAACTACTCTAAATCGTTTAGCAGATTTAGAAGAGGCTGCCACAGAATTAAAATCGAAAGTACAGGTAGCAATGATTTATCCTATGATTATGGGAGCCCTATCTCTTTTTGTAGCTGTATTTTTACTTGCAGTTGTTATTCCTCAGATTCAGGAATTATTTGCTCAGTTTGATGCAAAACTTCCATTGATTACAAGGATTGTAATTGGTTTATCCAATTTGATTATCAATTATTGGTGGCTTTTAATTTTGGGGTTCGGTGGCTCTATATATTCATTTATTCGTTTTAAAAATTCTGAAAAAGGGAAGAAAAAGTGGGATGTTTTTGTTTTAAAAATTCCTATTTTTGGAACACTATTCCAAAAAGTATTGATAAGTAGCTTCACAAGAAACTTGGGAGTTTTACTTACCAATAGAGTTCCTTTAATTACTTCTCTTCAAATAGTGTCCAGAATTGTAAACAACCATATTTTTCAGACTGAGATTGCAACTGCAATAGAAAAAATTAAAGAAGGGGGGAAATTATCGGATTCATTTTTTGATTCCAAGATTTTATCTCCAATGGTCATAGGAATGATTTCAGCCGGTGAAATTTCCGATAAAGTTCCTGAAATGATGAATAAACTGGCAGATATTTTTGACGAAGAGGTCAATAATGCAGTCAAATCAATGACACAAAGTCTTGAGCCAATTATGATCGTGGTGATGGGTGGACTTATTTTTACTATTATGGCAGCGATTATGACTCCAATGTACAAATTGACAAAAGAAATACAGAATCTATAA
- a CDS encoding type II secretion system protein produces MWERKKVLLKSYKLRRGFSLIEVAIALAIAGSAMVWSYSLISNGITMQKKASDFTNAVQLAKIKMAQIDSAVRLETDSSKGEIPGYRGYKFETEIKEEELDLLKLAKGEKNNKDSKGRPSDLLGSEDKMNSLMKKRGKSQGLETGGIIKVFHIKVKIIYPSGYGEESYTAETFKASKF; encoded by the coding sequence ATATGGGAAAGGAAGAAGGTTTTGCTGAAGAGTTATAAATTACGCAGAGGATTTTCGTTAATCGAAGTTGCAATTGCACTTGCTATTGCAGGTTCTGCCATGGTCTGGTCGTATTCACTAATAAGCAATGGAATTACTATGCAAAAAAAAGCATCTGATTTCACCAATGCGGTACAATTAGCAAAAATCAAAATGGCACAAATCGACTCTGCTGTAAGATTAGAAACCGATTCTTCTAAAGGAGAGATTCCGGGTTATAGAGGGTATAAATTTGAAACTGAGATCAAGGAAGAAGAGCTAGACTTGCTAAAACTTGCAAAGGGAGAAAAAAATAATAAAGATTCAAAAGGGAGACCTTCTGATTTACTTGGCAGTGAAGACAAGATGAATAGCCTAATGAAAAAAAGAGGGAAGTCCCAAGGATTAGAAACCGGGGGAATTATAAAAGTTTTTCATATTAAGGTGAAAATTATTTATCCCTCCGGTTACGGTGAAGAATCCTATACTGCAGAAACTTTCAAGGCATCAAAATTCTAA
- a CDS encoding type II secretion system-associated lipoprotein: MKNKNTVIAFLVLISVFALFFYSCATHLVKREELVQLNEYYSDKTYYLKENIYIGNDEVIKKGASVKIWVESTPTILKIKCYPSDEDREHVIGKLIIYIVNDEYKKRFITREELDSIIGEKLVAYNPKKRRHR, encoded by the coding sequence TTGAAAAATAAAAATACAGTTATTGCATTTCTTGTTTTAATATCCGTTTTTGCGCTTTTTTTTTATTCTTGCGCAACCCATCTTGTTAAAAGAGAAGAATTGGTTCAGTTGAATGAATACTATAGCGATAAGACATATTATTTAAAAGAAAATATCTATATCGGTAACGATGAAGTAATAAAGAAAGGTGCATCTGTTAAAATCTGGGTCGAATCTACCCCAACTATTTTAAAAATAAAATGTTATCCGAGCGATGAAGATAGAGAGCACGTAATCGGAAAACTAATTATTTATATTGTAAACGATGAATACAAAAAGCGATTTATTACAAGAGAAGAGTTGGACTCAATAATTGGAGAAAAATTGGTTGCCTACAATCCTAAAAAAAGGAGACATAGATAA
- a CDS encoding prepilin-type N-terminal cleavage/methylation domain-containing protein yields the protein MNTTLKLRRGVNLIELAVVVMILGVLFTGVFGAYYAALKISQGSEMKGGAQRKDVFYALENLRSTFSQTFFLSGQRRLIFFAKGEGGPNNRKDRVTFAANHPNSEETGTPSVREVSFFLRKMPNESDYYYLIRREDEMVDINPDKGGVEHILLDYVKSFQIKYSLRGDKWQDDWDSKELQKVPKLIRLELIVKVVRQELRFETLAYPGIYFK from the coding sequence ATGAATACTACTCTAAAATTAAGAAGAGGTGTGAATTTAATTGAGCTTGCGGTCGTAGTCATGATTTTAGGAGTATTGTTTACTGGAGTATTCGGGGCATATTACGCAGCACTAAAAATTTCACAAGGCTCAGAGATGAAAGGCGGGGCACAAAGAAAAGACGTATTTTACGCACTCGAAAATTTACGATCTACATTTTCTCAAACTTTTTTTCTTTCAGGTCAGAGGAGATTGATTTTTTTTGCAAAGGGAGAAGGTGGACCAAACAACAGAAAAGATCGAGTCACCTTTGCAGCAAACCATCCAAACTCAGAAGAAACCGGCACTCCTTCAGTCAGAGAAGTATCTTTTTTTCTTAGGAAAATGCCAAATGAATCAGACTACTATTATTTAATTAGAAGAGAAGATGAAATGGTTGACATCAATCCAGACAAGGGTGGAGTAGAACACATACTTTTAGATTATGTGAAAAGTTTTCAGATAAAGTATTCTCTTAGAGGAGATAAATGGCAGGACGATTGGGATTCCAAAGAATTACAGAAAGTTCCAAAGCTAATCCGTCTGGAATTGATTGTAAAAGTCGTAAGACAAGAATTGAGGTTTGAAACACTTGCGTACCCGGGCATATATTTCAAATAA
- a CDS encoding peptidoglycan DD-metalloendopeptidase family protein: MQRIFYIIFIFFLVSKLFPDSTGQIDTEISEYTEKENSSFFDSEESKIKEMFSFEENNSDNSSENSEKSQYGYQRLPNSIRVSNILSTKIVRNTKAGIEKYKVGDNETLDGVAKKFRVSTKKIQKTNRLKSTKLKKGQLLKIPIVVPTGSYSRVTKVKVFALPVQNPRISSRFGGRRDPFNDYKKNYHTGLDLAVEIGSPVIASADGVVEFTGRNGGYGNIIIIRHKNGYRTAYAHCADIFAKVGDKVKMGKVIARVGRTGTATGSHLHFEVTLNGRYMNPEKALKKVEIYTSKVTNSVAKL; the protein is encoded by the coding sequence ATGCAGCGAATTTTTTATATAATATTTATATTTTTCTTAGTTTCAAAACTTTTTCCTGATTCTACCGGGCAAATAGATACAGAGATCAGTGAATACACGGAAAAAGAAAATTCCTCATTTTTTGACTCAGAGGAATCCAAGATTAAAGAAATGTTTTCATTTGAAGAAAATAATTCAGATAATTCGTCTGAAAACTCAGAAAAAAGTCAATACGGATACCAGAGACTTCCCAATTCTATCCGAGTTTCCAATATTCTATCTACAAAAATTGTAAGAAATACTAAAGCAGGGATCGAAAAATATAAGGTAGGCGATAACGAGACATTGGATGGGGTCGCTAAAAAATTTCGAGTTTCCACCAAAAAAATACAAAAAACCAATCGTTTAAAATCAACTAAATTAAAGAAAGGACAGTTGTTGAAAATCCCGATTGTTGTTCCGACGGGCTCTTATTCCAGAGTTACCAAAGTAAAAGTATTTGCCTTGCCTGTGCAAAACCCAAGGATTTCTTCCCGATTTGGTGGTCGAAGAGATCCATTCAATGACTACAAAAAAAATTACCATACCGGGTTAGATTTAGCGGTTGAGATAGGCTCACCGGTCATTGCCTCGGCAGACGGAGTTGTGGAATTCACCGGAAGAAATGGCGGCTATGGAAATATTATAATCATTCGCCACAAAAATGGCTATAGAACAGCCTATGCTCACTGTGCAGATATTTTTGCCAAAGTTGGAGATAAAGTAAAAATGGGAAAAGTAATTGCACGGGTAGGAAGAACTGGAACAGCCACAGGATCCCACCTACATTTTGAAGTAACTCTTAACGGAAGATACATGAATCCCGAAAAGGCATTGAAAAAAGTAGAAATCTATACATCAAAAGTCACAAATTCTGTAGCAAAACTATGA
- a CDS encoding general secretion pathway protein GspC yields MNFILLRLQKNNFLVLLPIVLFFTYSLAYLIRSIVIVFLNPGQQVALQSENNITVSQGEAMKSLSVYEDVVQGNLIRGQIISASDSKFSTGAPGEAEDSNSDEMLVTGTISGHPSFARVTILEKGKDESEEYPIGGKIQGYKIHSIGQHFVVLEKNGLNLKVEIGETIQVARQRVTGKAESTPKDELASTGTVKKILSREDVNAKLKDPALIYKDAKFGPNLVSGKIDGYKLYQVSSNHIFYSLGARSGDIVKRVNGMPLNDTGKMLEMWNNIKSAQKITVDIERSGKIITYEFIIRN; encoded by the coding sequence ATGAATTTTATTCTTCTAAGGCTACAGAAAAACAATTTTCTTGTGTTGTTACCTATAGTATTATTCTTTACTTATTCATTGGCGTATTTAATTCGATCTATCGTTATTGTTTTTTTGAATCCGGGTCAACAGGTAGCACTGCAATCAGAGAATAATATTACAGTAAGCCAAGGTGAAGCTATGAAATCCTTGAGTGTCTATGAAGACGTAGTCCAAGGGAATTTAATTCGTGGTCAGATTATTTCGGCATCCGATTCCAAGTTTTCTACAGGTGCTCCGGGTGAAGCTGAAGATTCTAACTCTGATGAAATGCTTGTTACAGGGACAATTAGTGGTCATCCTTCATTTGCCAGAGTAACAATCTTAGAGAAGGGGAAGGATGAAAGTGAAGAGTATCCGATTGGAGGAAAAATCCAAGGGTATAAAATTCATTCTATAGGTCAACATTTTGTAGTTTTAGAAAAAAATGGCTTGAATTTAAAAGTTGAAATTGGTGAAACTATTCAAGTAGCTCGTCAAAGGGTAACAGGGAAGGCTGAATCTACTCCTAAGGATGAATTAGCTTCTACTGGAACTGTAAAGAAAATTCTTTCAAGAGAAGACGTTAATGCAAAATTAAAAGATCCAGCACTGATTTATAAAGATGCAAAATTTGGACCTAATTTAGTTTCAGGGAAAATTGACGGATACAAATTATACCAAGTATCAAGTAATCATATTTTTTATTCCTTAGGGGCAAGAAGTGGTGATATAGTAAAAAGGGTAAACGGAATGCCTTTAAATGATACCGGTAAAATGCTTGAGATGTGGAATAATATTAAAAGTGCACAAAAAATTACGGTAGATATTGAAAGAAGTGGAAAAATTATTACTTATGAGTTTATTATTAGAAATTAA
- a CDS encoding type II secretion system protein GspD, producing MKKTNTLNQIFYIILIFGILSFDIFSQDPGTESVNSKESEEKTNPNAGKLSKSKDGSISFTADWRNTEIKDFLKGMSAIIKKNILVDDTIKGKKITIISQKKVNVKDAYSFMKSVLEVQGFALIEENDLIKVVRIKDALAKSPTVRVGRELIPSEEAYSNKIITQIVPILNTNAAELEPLLKRVTSPDTDVIVYRTSNTVVLSGSSTDINKLLKMIIKIDQRIEGPGLTATAGDIHIYTLEYNEAEKLASILVKLDNPTVEAPQVTDPTKPPGTPAPQAKVEKMKAVAHKDSNSIIVTATNSEWNEIKRIIKILDMPRKQVLLEVLIVELTSNDLNDFGIDWRYQKQAYSQFNSGLAAQGGILNSKGQPTNVNTLTGFSLGFLRRGGEQIIGILNANSTNENFNVLSAPQVLTIDNQEAEINVGQDVPVRTQSRNAGLGGDNAVTVDNYEYRPTGIKLKFTPHINKNDKITLDLFQEIKNIAGLPTQGGNPIFNKRDVKTTITVENTQTIVIGGLISNDKQKKITKIPLLGDIPILGNFFRRTTTQLKRTNLMVFLTPHILDSRLKSDRITGEKKEEQERLEEERDRKLR from the coding sequence ATGAAAAAAACAAACACCTTGAATCAAATCTTTTATATTATACTTATATTTGGAATTTTAAGTTTTGATATATTTTCTCAAGATCCCGGAACAGAGTCGGTGAATTCTAAAGAGTCGGAAGAAAAAACAAATCCGAATGCAGGAAAACTTTCTAAATCTAAAGACGGATCTATTAGTTTTACTGCTGATTGGAGAAACACTGAAATCAAAGATTTTCTAAAAGGCATGAGCGCCATTATTAAGAAAAATATTTTAGTGGATGATACAATCAAAGGAAAAAAAATTACGATCATATCCCAAAAGAAAGTAAATGTAAAAGATGCTTACTCTTTTATGAAATCAGTTCTGGAAGTTCAGGGCTTTGCACTAATTGAAGAAAATGACTTGATTAAAGTAGTTAGAATCAAAGACGCTCTTGCAAAATCTCCTACAGTTCGAGTCGGAAGAGAATTGATCCCATCGGAGGAAGCGTATTCTAATAAAATCATTACTCAAATTGTACCTATATTAAATACGAATGCTGCAGAGCTTGAGCCATTATTAAAAAGAGTAACTTCTCCTGATACGGATGTAATCGTATATAGAACATCGAACACCGTAGTCCTATCCGGCTCATCCACAGATATTAATAAACTTCTTAAGATGATAATTAAAATCGACCAAAGAATAGAGGGGCCTGGGCTTACTGCTACCGCAGGGGACATTCATATTTATACCTTGGAATACAACGAAGCAGAAAAATTAGCTTCTATCTTGGTTAAGTTAGACAATCCAACTGTTGAAGCTCCACAGGTAACAGACCCTACCAAGCCCCCTGGCACACCGGCTCCACAGGCAAAAGTAGAAAAGATGAAAGCAGTTGCTCACAAGGATTCCAATTCAATTATTGTAACAGCGACCAATTCAGAATGGAATGAGATAAAAAGAATCATAAAAATTTTAGATATGCCAAGAAAGCAGGTTCTACTTGAAGTGTTGATCGTAGAATTGACATCCAACGATTTGAATGACTTTGGTATAGATTGGAGATACCAAAAGCAGGCATACAGTCAGTTTAACTCAGGTCTTGCCGCACAGGGTGGGATTTTAAATAGTAAGGGTCAACCTACAAACGTAAATACTTTGACTGGTTTCTCTCTTGGATTTTTAAGAAGAGGTGGAGAGCAAATCATTGGTATCTTGAATGCAAATTCTACAAATGAAAATTTTAATGTACTCTCGGCACCGCAAGTATTGACCATAGACAACCAAGAGGCAGAGATAAACGTGGGTCAGGACGTGCCGGTCAGAACTCAGAGTAGAAATGCAGGTCTCGGTGGGGACAACGCAGTTACTGTCGATAATTATGAATACCGTCCTACAGGAATTAAGTTAAAATTCACACCTCATATAAATAAAAACGATAAGATCACATTGGATCTATTTCAAGAAATTAAAAATATTGCAGGGCTCCCTACCCAAGGCGGCAACCCGATTTTTAATAAAAGAGATGTGAAGACTACAATTACAGTCGAAAATACTCAAACAATCGTAATCGGTGGACTTATTTCAAACGACAAACAGAAGAAAATTACCAAGATCCCTTTGCTTGGAGATATACCTATTCTTGGAAATTTTTTCAGGAGAACTACAACTCAATTGAAAAGAACAAATCTAATGGTTTTTCTTACTCCGCATATTCTTGATTCCAGATTAAAATCAGATCGGATCACGGGCGAGAAAAAGGAAGAACAGGAAAGATTGGAAGAGGAAAGAGACAGGAAACTCAGATGA
- the gspE gene encoding type II secretion system ATPase GspE encodes MRKTLGEVLVEDGIITEKDLAETLKVQKKNNLPLSQIIQKKGLAGEIDIMKSLAKLHGMDFLDKLDFKNFEEVYRNIPLKLIQKSKIVPFLLEGTRIKIAISDPTDLHPMDDIRIFLKGYTVEFVLTPEPEIMRVIHQHFDTSSSDAKELMDEMVEGELGSLAESFENESLDLSNEAPIIKMVNVILSQAVTERASDIHIEPYEKSVVVRYRVDGILHKVLSPPKSYQAGIISRIKIMSNLNIAENRLPQDGRIKIRLAGKDVDIRVSTIPCQYGERVVMRLLNKTDQKYSLDTMGFNKIIMDNFKKLIYQPHGIILVTGPTGSGKSTTLYSALSELNTVERNIITCEDPVEYQIDGISQMQMQEKIGLTFATGLRAILRQDPDIVMVGEIRDEETARIAIQASLTGHLVFSTLHTNDAASAVTRLVDMGIETYLITSTVLGFIAQRLVRVICKQCKKAYKPSSKVLDSIGISSKELKDGVLYHGEGCSACMGTGFKGRSGIYELLVMNNDVKSTILSGADANKINEVALKTGMIPLREYGKFKIIEGVTTPDEVLRVC; translated from the coding sequence ATGAGAAAAACACTCGGTGAAGTTCTCGTTGAAGACGGGATTATTACAGAGAAAGATTTAGCGGAAACTCTCAAAGTACAGAAGAAAAATAATTTACCTCTAAGCCAAATCATTCAAAAGAAAGGTCTTGCCGGAGAAATTGACATTATGAAGTCTCTTGCGAAACTTCATGGTATGGACTTCCTTGATAAATTGGATTTTAAAAATTTTGAAGAAGTTTATAGAAATATCCCTTTAAAATTAATTCAGAAAAGTAAAATTGTGCCTTTTTTGTTAGAAGGTACAAGGATAAAAATTGCAATCAGTGACCCAACCGACCTTCATCCGATGGACGATATTCGTATATTTTTAAAAGGATATACTGTAGAATTTGTTCTAACTCCTGAGCCGGAAATCATGAGAGTGATTCATCAACATTTTGATACATCCTCTTCGGATGCAAAAGAGTTGATGGACGAGATGGTAGAAGGTGAACTCGGTAGCCTTGCAGAAAGTTTTGAAAATGAATCTTTAGACCTCTCCAATGAAGCGCCTATCATTAAGATGGTGAACGTGATTTTGTCTCAAGCCGTAACAGAAAGAGCATCTGATATACATATTGAGCCTTACGAGAAATCTGTAGTAGTACGTTATAGGGTGGATGGAATTTTACACAAGGTATTGTCTCCTCCTAAATCATATCAAGCCGGGATCATCTCTAGAATCAAGATCATGTCCAATCTAAATATCGCTGAAAATAGGCTGCCCCAAGATGGTAGAATTAAAATTCGCCTCGCCGGAAAAGATGTAGATATCCGGGTTTCTACTATACCTTGTCAATACGGTGAGAGAGTTGTGATGAGGCTCTTGAATAAAACTGATCAGAAATACTCTCTTGACACAATGGGCTTCAACAAAATCATCATGGACAATTTTAAGAAATTAATTTACCAACCCCATGGAATTATTTTAGTAACTGGACCAACAGGCTCTGGTAAATCTACTACACTCTATTCCGCACTTTCAGAATTGAATACGGTTGAAAGAAATATCATTACTTGTGAAGACCCTGTGGAATACCAGATCGACGGGATTAGCCAGATGCAGATGCAGGAAAAGATTGGTCTGACTTTTGCTACAGGTTTAAGAGCAATCCTTCGTCAAGATCCGGATATTGTAATGGTAGGAGAGATTCGAGACGAAGAAACTGCAAGGATCGCAATTCAAGCGTCTCTTACAGGCCATTTAGTATTTTCTACACTTCATACAAATGACGCAGCCTCTGCCGTTACAAGATTAGTGGACATGGGTATAGAGACCTATCTGATTACTTCTACTGTTCTTGGGTTCATCGCTCAAAGGTTAGTTCGAGTTATTTGCAAGCAGTGTAAGAAAGCCTACAAACCTTCGTCTAAAGTATTAGATTCGATTGGGATTTCTTCAAAAGAATTGAAAGATGGTGTACTCTATCACGGTGAAGGGTGTTCTGCATGTATGGGAACAGGGTTTAAGGGAAGAAGCGGGATTTACGAGTTGCTAGTAATGAACAACGATGTTAAATCAACAATTTTATCCGGTGCAGATGCGAATAAGATTAATGAAGTGGCTTTGAAAACCGGAATGATTCCTTTGCGGGAATACGGGAAATTTAAAATCATAGAAGGAGTTACAACTCCTGATGAAGTTCTAAGGGTATGTTGA
- the gspG gene encoding type II secretion system major pseudopilin GspG: MKKNIFKKVNRRFRKGLTLVELAVVVLIMGSIITLVALNINPGELKDDTASLKLRKDANELAMQLERYAEKYGKYPSEEQGLSALVEKPTTGDVPEDWRPILNKKNAILDPWGTPYQLKKDPNSDDYMIVTLGKDKKDGGEGKDADFNIRDENTYPQAFRKK, encoded by the coding sequence ATGAAAAAGAATATTTTTAAAAAAGTAAACCGTAGATTTAGAAAGGGTTTAACTTTAGTTGAGCTTGCGGTTGTTGTATTGATTATGGGCTCGATCATTACTTTGGTTGCTCTAAATATAAATCCTGGCGAATTGAAGGATGATACTGCCTCATTGAAACTCAGGAAAGATGCAAATGAGCTTGCAATGCAACTCGAAAGGTATGCAGAAAAATATGGGAAGTATCCAAGCGAGGAGCAAGGACTTTCTGCATTAGTGGAAAAACCTACTACCGGAGATGTACCAGAGGACTGGAGACCAATTCTAAATAAAAAAAATGCAATCTTGGATCCTTGGGGCACACCATATCAGTTGAAAAAAGATCCGAATAGCGATGATTATATGATCGTTACCTTAGGGAAGGACAAAAAAGATGGTGGTGAAGGGAAGGACGCTGATTTTAATATTAGGGATGAAAATACATACCCGCAGGCATTCCGCAAAAAATAA